The following coding sequences are from one Arcobacter nitrofigilis DSM 7299 window:
- the upp gene encoding uracil phosphoribosyltransferase, producing MYKESTNILVKHLINRLRDVRTASNEFRLTIEEISRIIAAEALADFNTITQNINTWQGPLDVQMIEVQKLVLVPILRAGEPMLTGILRTLPYARSGFLAMKRDEETALSKLFYENIPELEDKTVLLLDPMVATGGSLIDGIAYLKSKGAKRIISLNILGAPEGIKAVQEAHPDVDIFIAQIDERLDDNKYIRPGLGDAGDRAFYTHE from the coding sequence ATGTATAAAGAAAGTACTAATATACTTGTAAAACATCTAATAAATAGATTAAGAGATGTAAGAACTGCATCAAATGAATTTAGACTTACAATTGAAGAAATTTCAAGAATAATTGCGGCTGAAGCCTTAGCAGATTTTAATACAATTACACAAAATATAAACACTTGGCAAGGTCCTTTAGATGTTCAAATGATAGAAGTACAAAAACTAGTATTAGTACCAATCTTAAGAGCTGGTGAGCCTATGCTTACAGGTATTCTAAGAACTTTACCATATGCAAGAAGTGGTTTTTTAGCTATGAAAAGAGATGAAGAAACTGCCTTATCAAAACTTTTTTATGAAAATATTCCAGAACTTGAAGATAAAACTGTTCTTTTATTAGATCCAATGGTAGCAACTGGTGGTTCACTTATAGATGGAATTGCTTATTTAAAAAGTAAAGGTGCCAAAAGAATCATCTCTTTAAATATTTTAGGAGCACCTGAAGGTATAAAAGCCGTTCAAGAAGCACATCCTGATGTGGATATATTTATAGCACAAATAGATGAAAGACTTGATGATAATAAATATATAAGACCAGGTCTTGGAGATGCAGGAGATAGAGCATTTTATACTCATGAATAA
- a CDS encoding HD-GYP domain-containing protein: MNEYIVNKERYYLINKEIINEGVEFFFDLYGKNTKEENVSLVSTKSRKLIAHDIENLSDYKYLYVHESEKKFYENYYKNFMTTKLIPKNMKNFYEEVGNTVNNIFENPTTMKNVKEVESIVNDMVSTILHNDFSVSSFITILASDYLTHTHSLNVSVYSLCLGKHMGMNKKDLENLGVSALLHDLGKTQISDKIINKEGILTEHEFNEVKKHPMYGWAMARQLGVTNKEILSGIRNHHERVDGTGYPDKQKDEHISIFAKIIAVCDVFDALTTNKSYKNSTGTFNTLVMMKKEMSKHLDGDVVNHFIGVFKEEMSKIQQNK, translated from the coding sequence ATGAATGAATACATAGTAAATAAAGAAAGATATTATCTTATCAATAAAGAAATTATAAATGAAGGTGTTGAATTTTTCTTTGATTTGTATGGCAAAAATACAAAAGAAGAAAATGTTTCTTTAGTCTCTACAAAAAGTAGAAAACTTATTGCTCATGATATTGAAAACCTTTCAGATTATAAATATCTCTATGTTCACGAAAGTGAAAAAAAGTTTTATGAGAATTATTACAAAAACTTTATGACTACAAAACTCATACCTAAAAATATGAAAAACTTTTATGAAGAAGTTGGAAATACTGTAAATAATATATTTGAAAATCCAACAACAATGAAAAATGTAAAAGAAGTAGAATCTATAGTAAATGATATGGTATCTACAATTTTGCATAATGATTTTTCTGTAAGTTCATTCATAACAATACTTGCTAGTGATTATCTCACTCATACCCACTCACTTAATGTAAGTGTTTATTCTTTATGTCTTGGTAAACATATGGGCATGAATAAAAAAGATTTAGAAAACTTAGGAGTATCTGCCCTACTCCACGATTTAGGAAAAACACAAATTAGTGATAAAATCATAAATAAAGAAGGTATTTTAACTGAACATGAGTTCAATGAAGTTAAAAAGCACCCAATGTATGGATGGGCAATGGCAAGACAATTGGGAGTTACGAATAAAGAGATATTATCAGGGATTAGAAATCATCATGAAAGAGTTGATGGTACAGGATATCCAGATAAACAAAAAGATGAACATATCAGTATATTTGCAAAAATAATTGCAGTATGTGATGTTTTTGATGCCCTAACTACCAATAAAAGTTACAAAAATTCTACAGGTACATTTAATACTCTTGTTATGATGAAAAAAGAGATGTCAAAACATCTAGATGGTGATGTTGTAAATCATTTCATTGGAGTATTTAAAGAAGAAATGAGCAAAATACAACAAAATAAATAG
- a CDS encoding DJ-1/PfpI family protein, giving the protein MSKKILIIAGDFVEDYELMVPFQALLMVGHTVDVICPDKKAGDQIKTAIHDFEGDQTYTEKPGHKFTLNASFDEIDENNYDALLIPGGRAPEYIRLYPRVLEIVQNFNSKNKPIASVCHGIQVLVAAGIVKDRTCSCYPACAPDLTTNGGTWADIGFEDAIVEGNLVTAAAWPAHPKWLAKFNELLA; this is encoded by the coding sequence ATGTCAAAAAAAATATTAATTATTGCTGGTGATTTTGTTGAAGATTACGAATTAATGGTGCCTTTTCAAGCCCTTTTGATGGTAGGACACACTGTTGATGTTATTTGTCCAGATAAAAAAGCAGGTGATCAAATAAAAACTGCAATTCATGATTTCGAAGGTGATCAAACTTATACAGAAAAACCGGGTCATAAGTTTACATTAAATGCCTCTTTTGATGAAATAGATGAAAATAACTATGATGCACTTCTAATTCCAGGTGGAAGAGCTCCTGAATATATAAGATTGTATCCTAGAGTTTTAGAAATAGTTCAAAACTTTAACTCAAAGAATAAACCAATTGCTTCAGTTTGTCATGGTATTCAAGTATTAGTTGCTGCTGGGATAGTCAAAGATAGGACTTGTTCTTGTTATCCAGCTTGTGCACCTGACCTTACTACAAATGGAGGAACATGGGCAGATATTGGATTTGAAGATGCTATTGTTGAAGGTAACTTAGTAACAGCTGCTGCTTGGCCTGCTCATCCAAAATGGCTTGCAAAATTTAATGAACTTCTAGCTTAA
- a CDS encoding uracil-xanthine permease family protein, translating to MKPTDYNFRLKDSILGIQFLFVAFGALVLVPILTGLDPNVALFTAGLGTLVFQLINRKTVPPIFLASSFAFIAPISYGVKTWGIAATMSGLVASGLFYVVLSFIIRLKGDNFIHKLLPAVVVGPVIISIGLILSPVAVNMAMGKTGDGAIVLIPFDTAIIISMVSLFTMVFISLLGKGIFKLIPILGAILVGYFVSIFFGVVDFSIVAKASWFSMPNFTAPEFNWQAIIFILPIAIAPAIEHIGDMLAISNVTKMDYLKKPGLKNTLLGDGLATSVASMFGGPPNTTYSEVTGAVTVTKAFNPAIMTWAAIAAIVLAFVGKLGGILATIPVPVMGGVMLLLFGIIASVGISTLVRANVDFNCPRNLVIVSMILVFAIGGMTFNFGGVSFSGIGLGAITGIFLNLILPQPRKDDHIL from the coding sequence ATGAAACCTACAGATTATAACTTTAGACTTAAGGATTCCATTCTTGGTATACAATTTTTGTTTGTTGCTTTTGGTGCGCTTGTACTTGTACCAATCTTAACAGGACTTGATCCAAATGTTGCACTTTTTACTGCAGGGCTTGGTACTTTAGTATTTCAACTTATAAATAGAAAAACAGTTCCCCCTATCTTTTTAGCTTCATCTTTTGCCTTTATTGCTCCTATTTCTTATGGGGTAAAAACTTGGGGAATAGCTGCAACTATGTCAGGACTTGTTGCTTCTGGATTATTTTATGTTGTGCTTAGTTTTATTATTAGATTAAAAGGTGATAATTTTATTCATAAATTGTTACCAGCTGTTGTTGTGGGACCTGTGATTATTTCTATTGGACTTATTTTATCACCAGTTGCAGTAAATATGGCTATGGGTAAAACAGGCGATGGAGCAATTGTTTTAATTCCTTTTGATACAGCTATTATTATCTCTATGGTTTCACTTTTTACTATGGTATTTATTTCACTTTTGGGAAAAGGCATTTTTAAACTTATTCCTATTTTAGGTGCTATTTTAGTGGGTTATTTTGTTTCAATATTTTTTGGAGTAGTTGATTTCTCAATTGTAGCAAAAGCTTCTTGGTTTTCTATGCCAAACTTTACGGCACCTGAGTTTAATTGGCAAGCAATTATTTTTATTTTACCAATTGCAATTGCACCTGCTATTGAGCATATTGGTGATATGTTGGCTATTTCAAATGTTACAAAAATGGATTATCTTAAAAAGCCAGGATTGAAAAATACGCTTTTAGGAGATGGTTTAGCAACTTCTGTTGCATCAATGTTTGGTGGTCCACCAAATACTACATATTCAGAAGTTACAGGAGCAGTTACAGTAACAAAAGCATTTAACCCAGCAATCATGACTTGGGCTGCTATTGCTGCTATTGTTTTAGCATTTGTTGGGAAATTAGGTGGAATATTAGCTACTATTCCAGTTCCTGTTATGGGTGGAGTAATGTTATTACTTTTTGGAATTATTGCAAGTGTTGGTATCTCTACTTTAGTAAGAGCCAATGTTGATTTTAATTGTCCTAGAAATTTAGTTATTGTTTCTATGATTTTAGTTTTTGCTATTGGAGGAATGACATTTAATTTTGGTGGAGTTTCATTTTCAGGAATTGGACTTGGTGCTATTACTGGTATATTCTTAAACCTTATATTACCACAACCGAGAAAAGACGACCATATACTTTAG
- a CDS encoding NUDIX domain-containing protein codes for MIKTPYLTVDGIIKLYDEKENFRGIVLIERLNRPLGMAIPGGFVDIGETVENAVIREMKEETSLDVTIESLLGVYSDPKRDERFHTVSLAYVCKAYGEPIAQDDAKEVFIYEKDKIPLDKLVFDHKKIISDFLKAQ; via the coding sequence ATGATAAAAACACCCTATTTGACAGTTGATGGCATCATAAAACTATATGATGAAAAAGAAAACTTTAGAGGAATCGTTTTGATTGAAAGATTAAATAGACCACTTGGAATGGCTATTCCTGGTGGCTTTGTTGATATTGGTGAAACAGTTGAAAATGCAGTAATAAGAGAGATGAAAGAGGAGACCTCACTTGATGTTACAATTGAATCACTTCTTGGAGTATATTCAGACCCAAAAAGAGATGAAAGATTTCATACAGTATCACTAGCTTATGTTTGTAAAGCCTATGGAGAGCCAATTGCCCAAGATGATGCGAAAGAAGTATTTATATATGAAAAAGACAAAATACCACTTGATAAATTGGTCTTTGACCATAAGAAAATTATTAGTGACTTTTTAAAGGCACAATAA
- a CDS encoding EAL domain-containing protein, giving the protein MKDKIFIRNPLRIIFLTAFISFLLLLLLYGVTQLENKVEKKMIKISIFDVISIAKNNAISIKEILDEGKNRDYISYLEEDYTLQKRIERHLKILLTKNIKYSYILYRDKKGIFRFLVDASKPKEKAALNQKFDVESEKWFNIYKTKKPQLITHKLLHELSITYLVPIIQNGEVKLILAIDFSINKIEDIENMITIIKNVIIGIVFITFIFLIILIIQTFKYSVMKKVVYIDKLTNVFNRNYLQESEDFINLNDYILATLDIDFFKRVNDTYGHDVGDKILKDVARIILKSTRNKDDIVIRYGGEEFVILTKTARNDHSSALNIIERIYKNIKNNKFYINNENYINITVSIGVNLVPFKSKTFSEAFKLADIALYNAKNKGRNTIEIYDENEEQITNCLSISEINEAMDENRVICFYQGIVDTNTKKISHYEALLRIVDKDGTIITPDKILPAIRGTFILRNITKYVLDICYKRLLEDENIKINVNLNPQDIINDSILSILTTYAEDRSISSRLGLELVENEDIMTCLDAKENLSMLKDLGYKIFIDDFGSGYSNFIYLTEIKTDYIKIDGNIIKRILEDDVSFLLVKSIVAFAKEANIKVIVEYVSSKEIFDKIESLGIEYSQGFYFSIPTPFETKDLVVR; this is encoded by the coding sequence ATGAAAGATAAAATATTTATAAGAAATCCTTTACGAATTATATTTTTAACTGCATTTATCTCTTTTCTTTTACTTTTGCTTTTATATGGAGTTACTCAATTAGAAAATAAAGTTGAAAAAAAAATGATTAAGATCTCTATTTTTGATGTTATATCTATTGCAAAAAATAATGCTATTTCAATAAAAGAAATTTTAGATGAGGGTAAAAATAGAGATTATATTAGCTATCTAGAAGAAGATTACACTTTACAAAAGCGAATAGAGCGCCATTTAAAAATATTATTAACAAAAAATATAAAATACTCATATATTTTGTATAGGGATAAAAAAGGTATATTTAGGTTTTTGGTTGATGCTTCAAAGCCAAAAGAAAAAGCTGCTTTAAATCAAAAGTTTGATGTGGAAAGTGAAAAGTGGTTTAATATATATAAAACTAAAAAGCCCCAACTAATAACACATAAACTTTTACATGAGTTATCAATAACTTATCTTGTCCCAATTATACAAAATGGGGAAGTGAAGCTTATTTTAGCAATAGATTTTTCAATTAATAAAATAGAAGATATCGAAAATATGATTACTATAATTAAAAATGTAATTATTGGAATTGTTTTTATTACTTTTATTTTTTTAATAATTTTAATTATTCAAACATTTAAATATAGTGTTATGAAAAAAGTAGTTTATATTGATAAACTAACAAATGTTTTTAATAGAAACTATTTACAAGAATCAGAAGATTTTATAAATTTAAATGACTATATTTTAGCTACCCTTGATATAGATTTTTTTAAAAGGGTTAATGATACTTATGGACATGATGTTGGTGATAAAATACTAAAAGATGTTGCAAGAATAATTTTAAAATCTACAAGAAATAAGGATGATATTGTTATTAGGTATGGAGGGGAAGAGTTTGTTATTTTAACGAAAACTGCAAGAAATGATCATTCAAGTGCTTTAAATATAATAGAGAGAATTTACAAAAATATTAAAAATAACAAGTTTTATATAAATAATGAAAATTATATTAATATTACTGTTTCTATTGGAGTTAATCTTGTACCTTTTAAATCAAAAACTTTTTCAGAAGCTTTTAAATTAGCAGATATCGCTTTATATAACGCAAAAAATAAAGGTAGAAATACTATTGAAATTTACGATGAAAATGAGGAACAAATTACTAATTGTCTATCTATTAGTGAAATAAATGAGGCAATGGATGAGAATAGGGTAATTTGTTTTTATCAAGGAATTGTTGATACAAATACAAAAAAAATATCACACTATGAGGCACTTTTACGAATAGTAGATAAAGATGGAACAATTATTACTCCTGATAAAATTTTACCTGCCATTCGTGGTACTTTTATTTTACGAAATATTACAAAATATGTTTTAGATATCTGTTATAAAAGACTTTTAGAAGATGAAAATATTAAAATCAATGTTAATTTAAATCCCCAAGATATAATAAATGATTCTATTTTAAGTATTTTAACAACTTATGCGGAAGATAGAAGTATATCAAGTCGCTTAGGTTTAGAGTTGGTTGAAAATGAAGATATTATGACTTGTCTTGATGCAAAAGAAAATTTATCAATGCTAAAAGACTTAGGCTATAAGATTTTTATAGATGATTTTGGAAGTGGATATTCAAATTTTATTTATCTAACTGAAATAAAAACTGATTATATAAAAATTGATGGAAATATTATAAAACGAATACTCGAAGATGATGTCTCATTTTTATTAGTGAAAAGTATTGTTGCCTTTGCAAAAGAGGCAAATATAAAAGTAATAGTTGAGTATGTAAGTAGTAAAGAGATTTTTGATAAAATAGAGTCTTTAGGAATTGAATATTCTCAAGGATTTTATTTCTCTATTCCCACTCCTTTTGAAACAAAAGATTTAGTTGTTAGATGA
- a CDS encoding DUF808 domain-containing protein, with amino-acid sequence MASGIFALLDDIAVLADDVAVTTKIATQKTAGILGDDLAVNAQKAMGFSQERELKVIWAIIKGSLRNKAIILPIAFLLSAFAAFIIPYILIFGGLYLLYEGAEKIEEYFHNKLHNHQKKEIIESTSDNILKIEKEKIKSAIFTDFILSIEIVIISLGTVLRETLPLQIFVTTFVAIVATFGVYGIVALIIRMDNIGFWLIKKNRLSLGNFIIELMPKVIKFLAVVGTFAMILVGGGILSHNIHPIEELFFENIPLILNHLLVGFIVSFFLLIIINILKKVFKRAKN; translated from the coding sequence ATGGCTTCAGGTATATTTGCGCTCTTAGATGATATTGCTGTTTTAGCGGATGATGTAGCAGTTACAACTAAAATTGCTACTCAAAAAACTGCTGGAATTTTGGGTGATGACTTGGCAGTAAATGCCCAAAAAGCAATGGGATTTAGTCAAGAAAGAGAACTAAAAGTAATTTGGGCAATCATAAAAGGCTCACTAAGAAATAAAGCTATAATACTTCCAATAGCCTTTTTATTAAGTGCTTTTGCAGCTTTTATTATCCCTTATATTCTCATTTTTGGTGGATTATACCTTCTTTATGAAGGTGCTGAAAAGATAGAAGAATATTTTCATAATAAACTACATAATCATCAAAAAAAAGAGATTATTGAATCTACAAGTGATAATATTCTAAAAATTGAAAAAGAAAAAATAAAGTCAGCAATATTCACTGACTTTATTCTTTCTATAGAAATTGTTATCATCTCTTTAGGGACTGTATTAAGAGAAACCTTACCCTTACAGATATTTGTAACCACTTTTGTTGCTATAGTTGCTACTTTTGGAGTATATGGAATAGTAGCACTTATTATTAGAATGGATAATATTGGTTTTTGGTTAATCAAAAAAAATAGACTTTCATTAGGAAATTTTATAATTGAACTTATGCCAAAAGTAATTAAGTTTTTAGCAGTTGTTGGAACTTTTGCAATGATTTTAGTGGGAGGAGGAATTCTTTCACATAATATTCATCCAATAGAAGAACTTTTTTTTGAAAATATTCCTCTTATTTTAAATCATCTACTAGTAGGATTTATTGTAAGTTTTTTTCTTTTAATTATTATCAACATATTAAAAAAAGTTTTTAAAAGAGCTAAAAATTAA
- the dmeF gene encoding CDF family Co(II)/Ni(II) efflux transporter DmeF, protein MHPHDKWRHSHKYNSNNNRAQKNTYYVLILTAITMVVEITAGTMYGSMALLADGWHMGTHVTAFMITIFAYSYAKKYENTNKYSFGTGKVNVLAGFTSAIALGIVALLMVAESIARFFEPQIIHFNEAILVAIIGLVVNVASMFILHDNHEHHHHGEEHSHEHHKDHNIKAAYFHVLADALTSLFAIFALLLGKYYGWNWVDPIMGIVGGIIITKWAIGLVKETSPILLDENIKKEYQNKIIEKIQKDEDNIVSDIHIWKISANHYSCILSIITHNPKTVEHYKKLLKDFHKISHISIEINECLNENCNK, encoded by the coding sequence ATGCACCCACATGATAAATGGAGACACTCACACAAATATAATTCAAATAACAATAGAGCTCAAAAAAATACTTACTATGTTTTAATCCTAACTGCTATTACAATGGTTGTAGAAATTACTGCTGGAACTATGTATGGTTCTATGGCACTACTTGCAGATGGGTGGCATATGGGTACCCATGTTACAGCTTTCATGATAACCATTTTTGCATATTCATATGCAAAAAAATATGAAAATACTAACAAATATTCTTTTGGGACAGGAAAAGTAAATGTCCTTGCTGGATTTACAAGTGCAATTGCACTTGGAATAGTCGCTCTACTAATGGTAGCAGAATCAATTGCTAGATTCTTTGAACCACAAATCATACATTTCAATGAAGCAATTCTTGTAGCTATAATTGGACTTGTTGTAAATGTAGCTAGTATGTTTATCCTTCATGATAATCACGAGCATCATCACCATGGGGAAGAACATAGTCATGAACATCACAAAGATCATAATATAAAAGCTGCATATTTTCATGTTTTAGCAGATGCTTTAACATCTTTATTTGCTATTTTTGCACTTCTTCTTGGTAAATATTATGGATGGAATTGGGTAGATCCTATTATGGGTATTGTAGGTGGTATTATTATTACTAAGTGGGCAATTGGATTAGTAAAAGAGACCAGCCCTATTTTATTGGATGAAAATATAAAAAAAGAGTATCAAAATAAAATCATTGAAAAGATACAAAAAGATGAAGACAATATTGTAAGTGACATTCATATATGGAAAATTAGTGCCAATCATTATTCATGCATACTATCAATAATAACGCATAATCCTAAAACCGTAGAGCATTATAAAAAGTTGTTAAAAGATTTTCATAAAATATCTCATATAAGTATAGAAATAAATGAATGTTTAAATGAAAATTGCAACAAATAA
- a CDS encoding IclR family transcriptional regulator: MSTNKSFTKGLQVYKEILNYDKPILAKQLCKKLNIEKSTMSRLLKTLEEEGFITHLEKSNEIIATDITKQTNSKTRIELIVKKTNSLLEEIYSSTKECAYLGIFDNYKVLYLNQFDKSNRIIKTRNKIGLQAPLHTNALGKSILAFGNFDLEKVKLNSYTHNTITSLKSLEDTLKEVRENGYSIDDKEYQDGMRCVGVPLFNHENILIASVGISGTKDRLTLDKSHEYGKMILDIVSRYSIVL; this comes from the coding sequence ATGTCAACTAACAAATCTTTTACAAAGGGTTTACAAGTTTATAAAGAAATTCTAAACTACGATAAACCTATTTTAGCAAAACAATTATGCAAAAAATTAAACATAGAAAAAAGCACTATGTCAAGACTTCTTAAAACCCTTGAAGAAGAGGGTTTTATTACCCACTTAGAAAAATCAAATGAAATCATAGCTACTGATATAACAAAACAGACAAACTCAAAAACAAGAATAGAACTTATTGTAAAAAAAACAAACTCTCTCTTAGAAGAGATATATTCAAGTACAAAGGAATGTGCATATTTGGGAATTTTTGATAACTACAAAGTTTTGTATTTAAATCAATTTGATAAATCAAATAGGATAATTAAAACAAGAAATAAAATAGGATTACAAGCTCCTTTACATACAAATGCTTTAGGTAAATCAATCTTAGCTTTTGGGAACTTTGATTTGGAAAAAGTAAAGTTAAACTCATATACTCACAATACTATTACAAGTCTAAAGAGTCTAGAAGATACTTTAAAGGAAGTTAGGGAAAATGGTTATTCTATTGATGACAAAGAGTATCAAGATGGTATGAGGTGTGTTGGTGTTCCTTTATTTAATCATGAGAATATTTTGATTGCTTCTGTTGGTATTTCTGGTACTAAGGATAGATTGACTTTAGATAAGTCCCATGAATATGGGAAGATGATTTTGGATATTGTTAGTAGGTATTCTATTGTTTTGTAA
- a CDS encoding TonB-dependent receptor plug domain-containing protein, whose amino-acid sequence MKILFLLFLFLSTLFSASLESLLDEYKKTTENSLETVDEKMGHVRIYSQKEIKLMQYHKLSDILKELPLFTLNRNRFGVANPSLAGSKTSVSGFFRFFINDHEISSAQTKSPFINWGDLPLDFIDHVEIYYGQSSFSLGNDSGIYFIRLYTKDPKKENGAEITSRISNNHTNSNGFTYSSQLGTDWSYLIYLNNTKIRDDADYNGRKLFNDSHRRYLYLDLQNETTSINVGYSDLTKDNYMGFSKDVTPNSGEIYSKDYFFDVTKYFLDDKSIKLNFAFGKNNRKYKEENNERITIIPYLFTSKQNITKYDEDLDLTKTNAYLSKTFNYKYNNFLAALSMENKKYKVNNRTIVNSNTIIDVGAFNDFNEESVYSLLFQDDYKIRDDLILIGNAKYDKYKRKGFLNDSSNSNYRVGTIYTPYKNFGLKSFYTITTVPQDFYSVDFALPVKKELKEQKYRFYTLEGVFTTDNSKFGITYDHVTIKDFIYLSSVGFVNVDHKITTDGWMFDYEYNFENQNKVKLNYYLTSLSEIANNSQSGGYIKYMGEYEKFEYFTLLNYKSAYDYKDIHVPSAYDVSIGSTYNVTKNLSVSLKGENIFNKSTQSLFYDASTKKDFALKDYGRSVTMTLKWVF is encoded by the coding sequence ATGAAAATATTATTTTTACTTTTCTTATTTCTTTCCACACTATTTTCAGCTAGCTTAGAGTCTTTACTTGATGAATATAAAAAAACTACTGAAAACTCATTAGAAACAGTGGATGAAAAGATGGGACACGTTCGTATTTATTCACAAAAAGAGATAAAACTTATGCAATATCATAAGTTAAGTGACATTTTAAAAGAGCTTCCATTATTTACACTAAATAGAAATAGATTTGGAGTAGCTAATCCCTCACTTGCTGGTAGTAAGACAAGTGTTAGTGGATTTTTTAGATTTTTCATTAATGACCATGAAATAAGTTCAGCTCAAACAAAATCGCCATTTATCAATTGGGGTGATTTACCTTTAGATTTTATTGACCATGTTGAGATATATTATGGGCAAAGCTCTTTCTCACTTGGAAATGATAGTGGAATATATTTTATAAGACTTTATACAAAAGACCCTAAAAAAGAGAATGGTGCTGAAATCACTTCTCGAATTTCAAATAATCATACAAATTCAAATGGATTTACTTATTCATCTCAATTGGGTACTGACTGGTCATATTTAATATATTTAAATAATACAAAAATAAGAGATGACGCTGATTACAATGGAAGAAAACTTTTTAATGATTCTCATAGAAGATATCTTTATTTGGATTTACAAAATGAAACTACAAGTATCAATGTCGGATATAGTGATTTAACAAAAGACAACTATATGGGCTTCTCAAAAGATGTAACGCCCAATAGTGGTGAAATATATTCTAAAGACTATTTTTTTGATGTAACGAAGTATTTTTTAGATGATAAATCAATAAAATTAAATTTTGCATTTGGAAAAAATAATAGAAAGTACAAAGAAGAGAATAATGAAAGAATTACAATTATTCCTTATCTTTTTACTTCAAAACAAAATATTACAAAATATGATGAAGATTTGGATTTAACAAAGACAAATGCATATTTATCAAAAACATTTAATTATAAGTATAATAATTTTTTAGCTGCTCTAAGCATGGAAAATAAAAAGTATAAAGTAAATAATAGAACTATTGTTAATTCAAATACTATTATTGATGTGGGGGCTTTTAATGACTTTAATGAAGAGAGTGTTTATTCACTTTTATTTCAAGATGATTATAAAATTAGAGATGATTTAATACTTATAGGAAATGCAAAATATGATAAATATAAAAGAAAGGGTTTTTTAAATGATTCTTCAAACAGTAATTATAGGGTAGGAACTATTTATACACCTTATAAAAATTTTGGGCTAAAAAGTTTTTATACAATAACAACTGTACCCCAAGATTTTTATAGTGTTGATTTTGCTTTGCCTGTAAAAAAAGAGTTAAAGGAACAAAAGTATAGATTTTACACTCTTGAAGGTGTTTTTACTACTGATAACTCAAAATTTGGAATAACTTATGATCATGTTACTATAAAAGATTTTATATATCTTTCATCTGTTGGTTTTGTTAATGTTGATCATAAAATTACGACTGATGGTTGGATGTTTGATTATGAGTATAATTTTGAAAACCAAAATAAGGTAAAACTTAATTATTATCTAACAAGTTTAAGTGAGATTGCAAATAATTCACAAAGTGGTGGATATATCAAATACATGGGAGAGTATGAGAAGTTTGAGTATTTTACTTTATTAAACTATAAAAGTGCATATGATTATAAAGATATTCATGTTCCTAGTGCCTATGATGTAAGTATTGGTAGTACATATAATGTAACTAAAAATTTAAGTGTAAGCCTAAAGGGTGAAAATATATTTAATAAATCAACTCAATCTCTTTTTTATGATGCTAGTACAAAAAAAGATTTTGCACTTAAAGATTATGGTAGAAGTGTTACTATGACATTGAAGTGGGTATTTTAA